A portion of the Limosilactobacillus reuteri genome contains these proteins:
- a CDS encoding ABC transporter permease, producing the protein MNLIVSSIGQGLLWALLGLGLYLTFRILDFADMTVEGTFPLGAASAVAAITHGINPFLATLIAIGAGMLAGLITGLLYTKGKIPSLLAGILTMTAAYSVNLRIMGKSNVSLLGQKTLFSGEFMRSLPQYFDSVFLGIVTIAIITVILVFFLSTDYGQAFIATGDNPVMAKSFGIHTDTMVIIGLMVSNGIVGLCGALIAQNNGYADINMGIGTIVIALASIIIGEIAFGELTLNQRLVAVTLGSIIYRIILLAVLQLGFSANDLNLISSVVLAICMMLPQLEERIHLKKPILKGVRPHE; encoded by the coding sequence ATGAATCTAATCGTATCGTCAATCGGTCAAGGACTATTATGGGCTTTACTTGGTCTTGGTCTTTACCTGACTTTTAGAATTCTTGATTTTGCTGATATGACTGTTGAAGGGACTTTCCCTCTTGGTGCTGCCAGTGCTGTTGCTGCAATCACACATGGCATTAATCCCTTTTTGGCAACTTTAATTGCGATTGGTGCGGGAATGCTCGCCGGCTTGATCACCGGGTTGCTCTACACTAAAGGAAAAATCCCAAGTTTATTAGCCGGAATTTTAACGATGACTGCCGCCTACTCTGTTAACCTCCGCATTATGGGTAAATCAAACGTTTCATTGCTTGGCCAAAAGACACTTTTTAGTGGGGAATTCATGCGAAGTCTGCCCCAATACTTTGATAGTGTCTTCTTGGGAATAGTTACGATTGCAATTATTACCGTAATCCTAGTCTTCTTCCTTTCAACTGACTATGGACAGGCTTTCATCGCGACTGGTGATAATCCTGTAATGGCCAAATCATTTGGGATTCATACCGACACAATGGTCATCATCGGCCTAATGGTGTCAAACGGAATCGTTGGCCTTTGTGGGGCATTGATTGCTCAAAACAATGGGTATGCTGATATTAATATGGGAATTGGGACGATTGTTATCGCCCTTGCCTCAATCATTATTGGTGAAATAGCCTTTGGTGAATTAACGCTTAACCAGCGACTTGTAGCCGTTACTCTTGGTAGTATCATTTACCGAATCATCTTACTTGCCGTGCTACAACTTGGTTTCTCTGCCAACGACCTCAACCTTATCTCCTCCGTTGTTCTTGCAATCTGCATGATGTTGCCACAACTTGAAGAACGCATTCACCTAAAAAAGCCAATTTTGAAAGGAGTCCGGCCTCATGAATAA
- a CDS encoding ABC transporter ATP-binding protein, with amino-acid sequence MNKPILELQGVKTIVNKGTSSETTILKGLNLKINEGDFITIVGTNGAGKSTLFNVIGGNLHADEGKILHNGQDITNTTEEQRTAFLSRVFQDPKLGTAARMTVAENMLLATKRGERRHLIPRKLKSNMERFTKLATTMNNGLENRMNTATGALSGGQRQALSFLMATIKRPDIILLDEHTAALDPHTSLNLLHATNERITKDHLTALMITHNLEDALEYGNRLLVLKDGEIKADVNAEQRKSLTPEKLYTYFED; translated from the coding sequence ATGAATAAACCTATTTTAGAATTGCAAGGCGTCAAAACCATTGTTAATAAGGGCACATCTAGTGAAACGACTATTCTTAAGGGCTTAAACCTTAAAATTAATGAGGGAGACTTCATTACAATCGTTGGAACGAATGGTGCCGGTAAATCGACTCTTTTTAATGTCATTGGTGGAAACCTGCACGCTGACGAAGGAAAAATTTTGCATAATGGACAAGATATTACCAATACGACAGAAGAACAGCGAACAGCTTTCCTATCCCGTGTTTTTCAAGATCCAAAATTGGGAACGGCTGCGCGAATGACAGTTGCTGAAAATATGTTGTTAGCAACTAAGCGGGGTGAGCGTCGCCATCTTATTCCTCGGAAGCTCAAAAGTAACATGGAACGTTTCACCAAGCTAGCTACAACAATGAATAACGGCCTCGAAAATCGTATGAATACAGCCACCGGCGCCCTTTCAGGAGGACAACGGCAAGCATTAAGTTTTTTAATGGCAACAATCAAACGACCTGATATTATTTTGCTGGATGAACACACTGCTGCTCTTGACCCGCACACAAGTCTAAATTTATTACACGCTACTAATGAACGGATCACTAAAGATCATTTAACCGCTCTAATGATTACCCATAACCTTGAAGATGCCTTAGAGTATGGGAATCGTCTACTCGTGCTTAAAGATGGTGAAATCAAAGCAGATGTTAATGCAGAGCAACGAAAATCGCTTACCCCTGAGAAACTTTATACTTATTTTGAAGATTAG
- a CDS encoding TerC family protein encodes MSLLEKLYGPFFDPHNWATVVTSGQDWLIIFSLVMIECLLSVDNAVVLAAQTRVLPTLKEQEESLFYGIWGSYVFRFLIIGIGVYLINFWEIKVIGAAYLIYLVYRYFHNKFFGKRAMRKTREGKTRLTGRKLFWTVVLQIEFMDIIFSIDSVLASLAVSNNPVIVLIGGLIGIACMRGIAEVIMKLMRKVPELEPMAYILIFVIAIKLFLTIPAIDIEIPSGIFGSFILLVFAVTIIIHFIRRSQKKKVE; translated from the coding sequence TTGTCACTTTTAGAGAAGTTGTATGGACCATTTTTTGATCCACATAACTGGGCAACAGTCGTTACATCAGGACAGGATTGGTTAATCATCTTTTCGTTGGTTATGATTGAATGTTTACTGTCAGTTGATAATGCTGTTGTGTTAGCGGCTCAGACACGTGTATTACCAACGTTAAAAGAACAAGAAGAATCACTTTTCTATGGTATTTGGGGTTCTTATGTTTTTCGGTTCTTAATTATTGGAATCGGAGTATATCTCATTAACTTTTGGGAAATCAAAGTTATTGGAGCTGCTTACTTAATTTACCTTGTCTATCGTTACTTTCATAATAAGTTCTTTGGTAAGCGAGCAATGCGAAAGACCCGTGAAGGTAAAACGCGTTTAACTGGACGAAAGCTTTTTTGGACAGTTGTTTTACAGATCGAATTTATGGATATTATTTTCTCCATTGATTCTGTTTTGGCGTCATTAGCTGTCTCTAATAATCCGGTTATTGTTTTAATCGGTGGTCTGATTGGGATTGCATGTATGCGAGGAATTGCTGAAGTTATTATGAAACTGATGCGCAAAGTTCCTGAGTTAGAACCGATGGCATATATCTTAATCTTTGTGATTGCTATTAAACTTTTCTTAACGATTCCTGCAATTGACATCGAGATTCCATCAGGGATTTTCGGTAGTTTTATCTTGCTTGTTTTTGCGGTAACGATTATTATTCACTTTATACGTAGATCACAGAAAAAGAAGGTAGAATAA
- a CDS encoding ArsR/SmtB family transcription factor, which translates to MSSTQAFIDEAAKIYKVLSNSTRLNILYYLRHYDGEADVKTIVNDLHLAQPIVSKQLGILYRYQLVIRHKEGTRVYYALDDPHVIEMIDDMLKHVKHEIKGEPHPRNLYK; encoded by the coding sequence TTGTCTTCCACACAAGCCTTTATTGATGAAGCTGCTAAAATTTATAAAGTCCTAAGCAATAGTACGCGTTTAAACATCTTATATTATCTTCGGCACTATGACGGTGAAGCTGATGTTAAAACAATCGTTAATGATCTTCATCTTGCACAACCGATCGTCTCAAAACAGCTCGGTATTTTATATCGTTATCAGTTAGTCATTCGCCATAAAGAAGGGACACGCGTTTACTATGCTTTAGATGATCCTCATGTTATTGAAATGATTGATGACATGCTAAAACACGTTAAACACGAAATAAAGGGCGAACCACATCCTCGAAATTTATATAAATAA
- the trxA gene encoding thioredoxin, whose amino-acid sequence MAIDATAETFDKDVQGSMTVVDFWAPWCGPCKMMEPAMQKLEKQYGDKIKFVRMNVDGNQEIAQRYKVMSVPSLVIFRDGQAKEKVTGYYPEAKLAHYFERKITE is encoded by the coding sequence ATGGCAATTGATGCAACAGCTGAGACCTTTGATAAGGATGTTCAAGGCTCAATGACGGTTGTTGATTTTTGGGCACCATGGTGTGGTCCATGTAAAATGATGGAACCAGCTATGCAGAAGCTTGAAAAACAATACGGCGATAAAATCAAGTTTGTGCGGATGAATGTTGATGGAAATCAAGAAATTGCACAACGGTATAAAGTAATGAGTGTCCCAAGTCTGGTCATTTTTAGGGATGGACAGGCGAAAGAAAAGGTAACTGGATATTATCCAGAGGCTAAACTAGCTCATTATTTTGAACGAAAAATAACTGAATAA
- a CDS encoding cadmium resistance transporter: MNWWIIFITFLAVNLDFFFILIFLLERYNLRDAIIGYLGALLVLVTISFLLGKTLAIFLPEWILGILGILPIYMALHDNDEDPTHTKKHGPIITTLITYLAVCTGCNLSIFLPILTNLTFQQFTQALLFIAVLSIAIVILIKGIGNIPLIKQTMQRYSESLMKVIYIGVGCYVFGDSGLITHLIHLL; this comes from the coding sequence ATGAATTGGTGGATTATTTTTATCACATTTCTTGCCGTAAACCTCGATTTCTTTTTTATTTTAATCTTTTTACTCGAAAGGTATAACCTTCGTGATGCAATCATTGGCTATCTTGGCGCCCTTCTTGTTCTGGTTACCATCAGCTTTTTACTAGGAAAAACACTCGCCATTTTCCTCCCTGAATGGATTTTGGGAATACTGGGGATTCTGCCAATTTACATGGCTCTCCATGACAACGATGAAGATCCAACTCATACCAAAAAGCATGGTCCAATTATTACCACCTTAATAACCTATCTGGCAGTCTGCACTGGTTGCAACCTCTCAATTTTCTTACCAATTTTAACGAATCTTACCTTCCAACAATTTACTCAGGCACTTCTTTTTATTGCAGTCCTTTCAATTGCGATTGTGATTCTCATTAAAGGAATTGGTAATATTCCACTAATCAAGCAAACAATGCAACGTTATAGCGAAAGCTTAATGAAAGTCATTTATATCGGTGTTGGTTGTTATGTTTTTGGGGATAGTGGATTAATTACCCACCTTATCCACCTTCTTTAG
- a CDS encoding IS30 family transposase — protein MTYTHLTTNELTIIAHSFVQKLKAYRVAQMINRCAETVYRVYRYLETGASIADYQDHYMRNKQRCGRKRTQLSLAELTYINDKIAQGWTPDTIIGRAERPISCNRRTLYRMFERGQFGFDVRSLPMRGKRHPNGYVERRGKAGQLGRSIHERAKDFPHYATEFGHLEADTVQGKKHQGAVMTLTERQSKVEIVLNVHEKTADAINQHLSQWLRKFPRHFFKSITFDNGKEFAGWREIANQFDLHTYFAEVGAPNQRGLNENNNGLLRRDGLTKQLDFRNLPDELVTQLMSKRNNLPRKSLGYRTPYEVFMSYVTDEQLFSF, from the coding sequence ATGACTTACACCCATCTTACCACAAACGAGCTGACAATCATCGCCCATTCTTTCGTGCAAAAGCTTAAAGCGTACCGAGTGGCCCAAATGATCAACCGTTGCGCCGAAACCGTTTATCGCGTTTATCGTTACCTGGAAACCGGTGCCTCAATTGCTGATTATCAAGATCACTATATGCGCAATAAGCAACGTTGTGGCCGAAAACGTACTCAGTTGTCACTGGCTGAACTCACTTATATCAACGACAAAATTGCCCAGGGGTGGACGCCTGATACCATTATTGGGCGCGCTGAGCGCCCAATTAGTTGTAACCGGCGAACTCTTTACCGGATGTTTGAACGTGGCCAGTTCGGCTTCGATGTCCGTTCCTTGCCGATGCGAGGTAAGCGGCACCCGAATGGCTATGTCGAGCGCCGTGGGAAGGCTGGCCAATTGGGGCGAAGTATTCACGAGCGTGCCAAGGACTTTCCGCACTATGCCACTGAATTTGGGCACCTTGAAGCTGATACCGTCCAAGGCAAAAAGCACCAAGGGGCGGTAATGACCCTGACCGAACGCCAATCGAAGGTCGAAATTGTACTCAATGTGCACGAAAAGACGGCTGATGCGATTAACCAACACTTAAGTCAGTGGCTTCGGAAATTCCCGCGGCACTTCTTCAAATCGATTACCTTTGACAACGGAAAAGAATTCGCCGGCTGGCGCGAGATTGCCAATCAATTTGACCTTCACACTTACTTTGCCGAGGTTGGTGCTCCCAATCAACGAGGGCTGAACGAAAACAACAACGGTCTTTTACGCCGGGATGGCTTAACGAAACAGCTAGATTTCCGCAATCTTCCTGATGAATTGGTAACCCAACTGATGAGTAAGCGAAATAACCTGCCCCGTAAATCACTAGGCTATCGAACTCCATATGAAGTATTCATGTCTTACGTCACTGATGAGCAACTATTTTCTTTCTAA
- the trpX gene encoding tryptophan ABC transporter substrate-binding protein: MKRMYSLIAIIIAFLCFAFFRENNGFVTKQRIPKVGVLTLMHHPALDEIYKGYVDELAKEGYHNGKNIKIEYQNANGDQSNLKTMASKLVDDNSTVLFGITTPAAQALANSTTKTPIVLGAVTDPKAAGLVKNNQHPGGNITGVSDQAPIHEQLNLIKQFMPRMKTLGVIYTSSDASAVAGYHQIKRECRKMNINLKAYSIANSNDLNQVSEQMLSQVDAVIVPTDNTIAGAMQTLVKNADAANKPVFPATDTMVKQGGVATYSVNQRALGVQGAKMTVAILKGKSKPADTPIKYMKHGTPVLNIKQARKLNLQIPAQFERDAEAKGEIYK, encoded by the coding sequence ATGAAAAGAATGTATAGTTTAATTGCAATTATTATCGCTTTCCTTTGTTTCGCATTCTTTAGAGAAAACAATGGATTCGTAACTAAGCAACGAATTCCAAAAGTTGGTGTATTAACCTTGATGCACCACCCAGCGTTAGATGAAATTTACAAAGGATACGTCGATGAATTAGCAAAGGAAGGTTACCACAACGGTAAGAATATCAAGATTGAGTATCAAAACGCGAATGGTGACCAAAGTAATCTTAAAACAATGGCTTCAAAGCTCGTTGATGATAACTCAACTGTTCTTTTTGGAATTACGACTCCTGCTGCTCAAGCATTAGCTAATTCTACTACCAAAACACCAATTGTACTTGGCGCTGTTACTGATCCAAAAGCAGCTGGCCTAGTTAAAAATAATCAACACCCTGGCGGCAATATCACCGGAGTATCTGACCAAGCACCAATTCACGAACAACTCAATTTGATCAAGCAATTCATGCCGCGAATGAAAACACTGGGAGTCATCTATACTTCAAGTGATGCTTCAGCAGTAGCTGGTTACCACCAAATCAAACGTGAATGTCGCAAGATGAATATTAACTTAAAGGCCTATTCAATTGCCAACAGTAACGACTTAAATCAGGTCTCCGAACAAATGCTTAGTCAGGTTGATGCAGTAATTGTACCAACAGATAATACGATCGCTGGGGCAATGCAAACCTTAGTTAAGAATGCCGATGCCGCTAACAAACCAGTCTTCCCAGCAACTGACACAATGGTTAAACAAGGTGGCGTTGCAACTTACAGTGTTAACCAGCGTGCTCTAGGTGTCCAAGGCGCAAAGATGACGGTCGCAATCCTCAAAGGCAAGTCAAAGCCAGCTGATACCCCAATTAAATACATGAAGCATGGGACTCCTGTTCTCAACATTAAGCAGGCTCGAAAACTTAATTTACAAATTCCCGCTCAATTTGAAAGGGATGCAGAAGCGAAAGGAGAGATTTACAAATGA